One stretch of Euphorbia lathyris chromosome 7, ddEupLath1.1, whole genome shotgun sequence DNA includes these proteins:
- the LOC136235909 gene encoding exocyst complex component EXO70I-like, which yields MPFVHSLNRETFSPSQSQSQLVISLFITTPSFPSTQLYKNKAFFSPPIIPQNSTSIMLQEDEFIISKLEVACSDMKNLLQTSVKMEDSLDAMDKRLSSIDESLSTASKRLAPLHSMAMAAKALETRINRAVSPALALLDSFKLSESLQLKVLDVSAKLSSQPNPNKRLNLLLKYVDSVDNLNATINAISQNGEPVIQKLQEVVEFLSRTKATDQYRTHRLREALVTLKALFETEVDAMKFDGLLDEALLNLQDHFEIILQQLKHQINGESLGDIDDEADPGNVASGLGSELEIEILSKISEILAANDCLDICIDIFVKVRYRRAAKALMRLNPDYLRTYSPEEIDQMEWENLETAIGLWIQHFELAVRTVFQSEKKLSNQILGGILEGAVGLECFVKIADKIMAVFFRFGEGVARSNKEPQKLFKLLDMFDSLENLKAEFSEIFEGEAGADICTRFRELEKLLVHASSRVFWEFGLQIEGNSDSFPPPQDGSVPKLVRYAINYLKYLAAENYSAAMAKVLRTEQIWKAGILSKPESDVDLLKEAIINIMEALKRNVESQRLRYRSDKIIPHVLAMNTYWYIYMRTKNTELGKLIGEQYMKDQYKSIAEESAYLYQRQAWAPLVRLLEKEDTKRHRNGNDTARGKTESFLKGFDEIVRRHKEMYVIPDSDLRKQIGEATLKLLIPAYASFLDLNEGVMDLGGVSFPRPESMEELLTDIFYGGDGKLSRRDSKDRTRGGSSITGDGVIKDFRRSRSNNSDI from the exons ATGCCATTTGTTCATAGTTTGAATCGAGAGACCTTTTCTCCCTCTCAATCTCAATCTCAACTTGTTATTTCCTTGTTCATAACCACACCTAGCTTTCCATCAACACAACTCTATAAAAACAAGGCCTTCTTCTCGCCGCCCATTATCCCCCAGAATTCAACCTCAATTATGCTCCAAGAAGACGAATTCATAATCTCCAAGCTGGAGGTAGCATGCTCAGATATGAAAAATCTGCTCCAAACCTCTGTCAAGATGGAGGATAGCCTAGATGCCATGGATAAAAGGTTATCTTCTATAGATGAAAGTCTCTCCACGGCTTCAAAAAGACTAGCTCCTTTACATTCTATGGCCATGGCTGCAAAGGCACTTGAGACCAGAATCAATAGAGCTGTTTCTCCTGCTCTTGCTCTCCTCGACAGCTTTAAGCTCTCCGAGTCCCTCCAACTGAAGGTGCTTGATGTTTCCGCTAAATTATCATCTCAACCAAATCCTAACAAACGACTCAACCTCTTGCTCAAGTATGTTGATTCTGTGGATAATCTAAACGCAACAATAAACGCAATTAGTCAGAATGGTGAGCCTGTGATTCAGAAGCTACAAGAAGTGGTGGAGTTCTTGAGTAGGACTAAAGCTACGGATCAGTATCGGACGCACAGGTTACGGGAGGCTCTAGTCACGCTTAAGGCTCTTTTCGAGACCGAGGTTGACGCCATGAAATTCGATGGTTTGCTTGATGAAGCTTTACTCAATTTACAAGATCACTTTGAGATCATATTGCAGCAGCTTAAACACCAAATCAATGGTGAATCACTTGGGGACATCGATGATGAAGCTGATCCTGGAAATGTAGCTTCGGGTCTTGGATCCGAGCTGGAGATTGAAATTCTTAGCAAAATTTCAGAAATCCTTGCTGCTAATGATTGTTTGGATATATGCATTGATATCTTCGTCAAG GTGAGATATAGAAGAGCTGCAAAAGCATTAATGAGGCTGAATCCGGATTACTTGAGAACATACAGTCCCGAAGAAATAGATCAAATGGAGTGGGAGAATTTAGAGACAGCGATAGGTCTTTGGATCCAGCACTTTGAACTTGCAGTCAGAACAGTTTTCCAATCGGAAAAgaaactcagcaaccaaatcCTGGGAGGAATTCTGGAAGGAGCTGTGGGGCTCGAATGCTTCGTGAAAATTGCAGACAAAATTATGGCAGTGTTTTTCCGATTCGGAGAAGGAGTTGCTAGAAGCAACAAAGAGCCACAAAAACTCTTCAAGCTCCTTGATATGTTCGACTCCTTAGAGAATCTCAAAGcagaattttcagaaatcttTGAAGGTGAAGCCGGAGCCGATATTTGCACAAGATTTAGAGAGTTGGAAAAACTTCTAGTCCATGCTTCAAGCAGAGTCTTTTGGGAATTCGGACTCCAAATTGAAGGAAATTCTGATAGTTTTCCTCCACCACAAGATGGATCAGTTCCTAAACTGGTAAGATACGCCATTAATTACCTCAAATACTTGGCAGCTGAAAATTACAGTGCGGCAATGGCCAAAGTTCTTCGCACTGAACAGATCTGGAAAGCTGGAATCCTATCGAAACCAGAAAGCGACGTAGATTTACTGAAGGAAGCCATTATCAACATCATGGAAGCACTCAAAAGAAATGTAGAATCGCAAAGATTGCGTTACAGATCAGACAAAATTATACCACATGTATTAGCCATGAATACATATTGGTATATCTATATGAGAACGAAAAACACAGAGCTTGGAAAGCTAATAGGAGAGCAATACATGAAAGATCAGTACAAATCCATAGCTGAGGAATCAGCTTATCTATATCAGAGACAAGCTTGGGCTCCTCTTGTAAGATTACTGGAAAAAGAAGATACAAAAAGGCACAGGAACGGGAACGACACTGCGAGAGGCAAAACGGAGTCGTTTCTGAAGGGTTTCGATGAGATAGTGCGGAGGCACAAGGAAATGTATGTGATTCCTGATAGTGATTTGAGAAAGCAGATTGGAGAAGCAACTTTGAAGCTATTGATTCCTGCTTACGCAAGCTTTTTGGATCTCAACGAAGGTGTGATGGATTTGGGAGGAGTCTCGTTTCCTAGGCCTGAGTCAATGGAGGAATTGTTGACTGATATTTTTTACGGTGGTGATGGAAAGTTGAGTCGACGTGATTCGAAGGACCGTACACGTGGAGGGTCGTCAATTACGGGTGATGGTGTTATCAAAGATTTTCGAAGGTCGCGGTCAAATAATAGTGATATATAG